A window of Synechococcus sp. MEDNS5 contains these coding sequences:
- a CDS encoding cytochrome c: MVSVTAPSSTAAPADRKRGLVSALVAVAGATALVMLVWMFGVNRLDPYSKATLSLGGDVVHGGQLFRINCAGCHGIAGQGLVGPSLQGVAAKRSNRSIIHQIVSGETPPMPRFEIEPQGMADLLSYLKTVT, translated from the coding sequence ATGGTCTCTGTGACGGCTCCGTCATCAACTGCTGCACCCGCTGACCGCAAACGCGGGCTGGTTTCAGCACTCGTAGCCGTTGCAGGGGCCACCGCTTTGGTGATGCTGGTGTGGATGTTCGGGGTGAACCGTCTCGACCCCTACAGCAAGGCGACCCTGTCGCTGGGTGGTGATGTGGTTCACGGTGGCCAACTGTTCCGCATCAACTGCGCTGGCTGTCATGGCATCGCAGGCCAGGGCCTTGTGGGACCCAGCCTTCAAGGGGTCGCTGCAAAGCGATCCAATCGATCGATCATTCATCAGATCGTTAGCGGAGAGACGCCACCGATGCCTCGCTTCGAGATCGAACCCCAGGGGATGGCCGATCTGCTCAGCTACCTCAAGACCGTTACCTAA
- a CDS encoding serine hydrolase, with translation MGVGLGVITGSLLKLAGPAVQRGELTLPPWLTQPGSPPTAETGAASQAQPPQRAKRSASLGLFQTKNELKALSERWKQLAAGEPDLTVSAFMLVLDDGRYAQLSPDTALPAASAIKTPILLVTLEELDAGKLSWNEPLTLTKPVVGGGAGWMASKPLGTRFPTHEVATEMIRVSDNTATNLLIERLGGKDALNARFNTLGLSATAVNNWLPDLKGTNTTSARDLARSIALVDTGEALSIRSRDLFREVMGTSVTNTLLPKGLLRGLGGQQGAPDDSLMIKGYRVLNKTGDIGIAYADAGLIELPDGSRAVAAFLVKGPFNDPRSTELIRKLAAAMAPVLKPKPAVARNTAAAASINP, from the coding sequence ATGGGCGTCGGGCTCGGCGTGATCACTGGCTCTCTGCTCAAACTGGCAGGTCCAGCGGTTCAAAGAGGAGAACTCACCCTGCCGCCATGGCTCACCCAGCCCGGTTCCCCTCCCACGGCAGAAACGGGAGCCGCATCGCAAGCCCAACCGCCTCAGCGGGCCAAGCGCAGCGCATCGCTCGGACTGTTTCAGACGAAGAACGAGCTCAAGGCATTAAGTGAGCGTTGGAAGCAACTGGCGGCAGGCGAGCCTGATCTCACGGTGAGCGCCTTCATGCTGGTGCTCGATGACGGCCGCTATGCGCAGCTGTCACCCGATACCGCCCTCCCCGCTGCGAGCGCCATCAAGACACCGATCTTGCTGGTGACCCTTGAGGAACTGGATGCGGGGAAGCTCAGCTGGAATGAACCGCTCACACTCACCAAACCCGTGGTGGGCGGCGGTGCGGGATGGATGGCCTCCAAGCCCCTCGGCACCCGCTTCCCGACCCATGAGGTCGCCACGGAAATGATCCGGGTGAGCGACAACACGGCCACCAACCTCTTGATTGAACGGCTCGGGGGCAAGGACGCCCTCAATGCTCGCTTCAACACCCTTGGCTTGAGCGCCACGGCGGTGAACAACTGGTTGCCGGACCTCAAGGGAACGAACACGACCAGCGCAAGGGATTTGGCCCGCTCCATCGCCCTCGTCGACACTGGCGAAGCCCTATCGATCCGCAGCCGCGATCTCTTCCGCGAAGTGATGGGCACTTCGGTGACCAACACGCTGCTGCCAAAAGGGCTGCTGCGAGGACTTGGCGGTCAACAGGGTGCACCTGACGACAGCCTGATGATTAAGGGGTACAGGGTGCTCAACAAGACCGGCGATATCGGAATCGCCTACGCCGACGCTGGGCTGATTGAACTTCCTGATGGCAGCAGAGCCGTTGCCGCTTTTCTGGTCAAGGGCCCCTTCAATGATCCCCGTTCCACAGAACTGATCCGCAAACTGGCTGCCGCCATGGCGCCGGTTCTCAAACCCAAACCCGCCGTGGCCCGCAACACCGCCGCCGCCGCCAGCATCAATCCATGA
- the petG gene encoding cytochrome b6-f complex subunit V: MIEPLLCGIVLGLIPVTLLGLFVAAWNQYRRGSALGG; encoded by the coding sequence ATGATCGAACCCCTTCTATGCGGCATTGTTTTGGGGCTGATCCCGGTCACCCTTCTGGGTTTGTTTGTGGCTGCTTGGAACCAGTACCGCCGCGGCAGTGCTCTCGGGGGCTGA
- a CDS encoding RNA methyltransferase: protein MGLAVVLVEPAGPLNVGSVARLCANFGIDDLRLVAPRCNPADAQALRMAVHGQTVLQRASSFTTLLEALSDCQRVVASCGRIDHGDIPLQTSDQAMPWVEEGLRSGAQVALVFGREDRGLSNQELLLSHRAVRLHTGDHYPSLNLSHAVAILLHDLQRNRHLHAADNPHPSQTSEAAAPPQLDACLQDAEALLLEAGFLLPHTARARMAKIKGLLRRASVQAQELAMLRGMVRQLRWAIRCHRP, encoded by the coding sequence TTGGGTCTTGCTGTTGTCTTGGTTGAGCCAGCCGGCCCTCTCAACGTGGGCAGCGTGGCCAGATTGTGCGCCAATTTCGGAATCGATGACCTAAGGCTTGTCGCCCCGCGCTGCAACCCCGCCGATGCGCAAGCCCTGCGCATGGCCGTGCATGGCCAAACGGTGCTGCAACGGGCCAGCAGCTTCACGACGCTCCTTGAGGCCCTCAGCGACTGCCAGCGCGTGGTGGCCAGCTGCGGGCGCATCGACCATGGAGACATCCCTCTGCAGACATCCGATCAGGCGATGCCCTGGGTTGAGGAAGGCCTGAGGAGCGGCGCTCAGGTGGCCCTGGTCTTCGGTCGCGAAGATCGAGGCCTCAGCAATCAGGAGTTGCTGCTCAGCCATCGCGCGGTGCGGCTTCACACAGGCGATCACTACCCGTCGCTCAATCTTTCCCATGCCGTGGCAATCCTGCTGCATGACCTCCAGCGCAACAGGCATCTCCATGCAGCGGACAATCCGCACCCGTCCCAGACGTCAGAAGCAGCGGCACCACCCCAGCTGGATGCCTGCCTGCAGGACGCTGAAGCGCTGCTGTTGGAGGCGGGATTTCTGCTGCCCCATACCGCCAGAGCGCGCATGGCGAAGATCAAGGGCCTGCTGCGGCGAGCCAGCGTTCAGGCGCAGGAGCTCGCCATGCTGCGCGGCATGGTGCGTCAACTGCGCTGGGCGATCCGTTGCCACCGCCCGTAA